Part of the Caulobacter sp. SL161 genome is shown below.
GTCGCCATCGCCGACCAGATCGCGGCCGAGCGCGGCTGCGTGGTCGTGCCGTCCTATGACGACCCGCACATCATCGCCGGCCAGGGCACGGTGGGTCTGGAGATCGTCGCCCAGGCCGCCGCGCAAGGCGCGACGCTGGACAGCCTGATCTGCTGCGTCGGCGGCGGCGGCCTGATCGCCGGAACCTCGACGGCGGTGAAAGCCCTGTCCCCTGCGACTCAGGTGTGGGGCGTCGAGCCGGCGGGCTTCGACGAGACGCGCCGCTCGCTGGAGAGCGGCCGGCGCGAGACGATCGACAAGGACGCCCGCTCGATCTGCGACGCGCTGCTGACCCCGATCCCCGGTGACCTGACCTGGCCGATCAACCAGAAGACCCTGACCGGCGCGGTCGCGGTGACCGACGCCGAGGTGGCCGAAGCGATGCGCTACGCCTTCTCGACCCTGAAACTGGTGGTGGAGCCCGGCGGCTGCGTGGCCCTGACGGCGGCGCTGACGGGCAAGGTCGATGTGGCGGGCAAGACGGTCGCGATCGTGCTGTCG
Proteins encoded:
- a CDS encoding threonine ammonia-lyase — translated: MTVSLADIQAAAARLKGLAVETPLIESPALNERLGGRIFLKPETLQRAGAFKFRGAYNRLSQLSDTEKARGVVAFSSGNHAQGVALAARLLGVPALIVMPSDSPSVKVEGTRSFGADIRFYDRFTEDRVAIADQIAAERGCVVVPSYDDPHIIAGQGTVGLEIVAQAAAQGATLDSLICCVGGGGLIAGTSTAVKALSPATQVWGVEPAGFDETRRSLESGRRETIDKDARSICDALLTPIPGDLTWPINQKTLTGAVAVTDAEVAEAMRYAFSTLKLVVEPGGCVALTAALTGKVDVAGKTVAIVLSGGNVDPGLFARVLSGQI